In Longimicrobiaceae bacterium, the genomic window GTGGTCGCCCGCGCGGTGCGGCAGGGCGGCGGGGTGCTGGTGGAGGCGCTGGGGGACGACGACGTGGCGCTGGAGCACGCGCTGCCGGGCCTCCCGGCGCTCCTCCTGGAGCGCGAGCCGCGTGCGGTGCACCTCTCCGACCGCGGCGGCGGCCCGCCCGGCGCGGCGATCACCATGCCGGTGGGGGAGTCGCTCCGCGAGTCGCTCGCCGCGCTGCAGCCCTTCGCGCTGGACGCGCTCACGCTGGACGTGGACGCCGCCACCCCCGCCGACCTGGAGGCGGCGAGGCACGCCTCGCCGCTCGTGGCGGCGCACCTCCGTTCCGGGGGCGCCGCCCACCCCGACGTACGCCTCGCCCTCCGCCGGGAGGGGGACGCGCTGATGTGGACCACCATCGAGGCCGAAGATGCCGCAGATTGACCAGTTCCTGAAGCTCCTGGTGCAGCACGGGGGTTCCGACCTGCACCTGAGCTGTGGGAGCCCCCCGGTGATGCGGGTGCACGGGCACCTGCAGCGGATCAAGTTCCGCGACCTGGCCCCCGCCGACATGCAAACGCTCGTCTACGAGATCCTGCGGCCGGACCAGCGGGAGCGCTTCGAGGCCACGCGCGACCTGGACTTCGCCTACGAGATCCCGGGGACGGCGCGCTACCGCGGCAACGTGTTCATGCAGCACCGCGGGATGGCCGCGGTGTTCCGGGTCATCCCGTCCAAGGTGCTCTCCGCGGACGAGCTGAAGCTCCCGGAGGCCATCCGCGCCTTCACGAACCTCAACAAGGGGCTCGTGCTGGTGACCGGCCCCACCGGGTCGGGGAAGTCCACCACGCTGGCGGCGATGATCGACCTGATCAACGAGACCCGCCCGGAGCACATCCTCACGGTGGAGGACCCCATCGAGTTCGTGCACCCCAACAAGAAGGCGCTGGTGAACCAGCGCGAGGTGGGGCCGCACACCCAGAGCTTCGCCTCGGCGCTCAAGGCGGCGCTCCGCGAGGACCCGGACGTGATCCTGGTGGGCGAGATGCGCGACCGGGAGACGATCTCGCTGGGGCTGACCGCCGCGGAGACGGGGCACCTGGTCTTCGGGACGCTGCACACCAACAGCGCCCACAAGACGGTGGACCGCATCATCGACACCTTCCCCGCCGACCAGCAGGAGCAGGTGCGGGCC contains:
- a CDS encoding type IV pilus twitching motility protein PilT yields the protein MPQIDQFLKLLVQHGGSDLHLSCGSPPVMRVHGHLQRIKFRDLAPADMQTLVYEILRPDQRERFEATRDLDFAYEIPGTARYRGNVFMQHRGMAAVFRVIPSKVLSADELKLPEAIRAFTNLNKGLVLVTGPTGSGKSTTLAAMIDLINETRPEHILTVEDPIEFVHPNKKALVNQREVGPHTQSFASALKAALREDPDVILVGEMRDRETISLGLTAAETGHLVFGTLHTNSAHKTVDRIIDTFPADQQEQVRAMLSESLRGVVAQQLLRKKGGAGRAAAHEILVGTPAVANMIREGKTFQIPSLIQTGKKDGMVQMDQSILALLMSGQVDGEEAYAKAHDKAMFKQHLEKSPGALPQTA